The following nucleotide sequence is from Lathamus discolor isolate bLatDis1 chromosome Z, bLatDis1.hap1, whole genome shotgun sequence.
ATAACATACAATTTTATGAATAAAggtatacatgacctataagtTTAtaaataatgctataaataacatacaaatttatgaagctatacatgacataaatttataaatatagctataaataacatacaaatttatgaagaaagctatacataacctataaatatatctgtaaataacatacaattttatgaagaaagctatacataacctataaatttataaatatagctataaataacctacaaattaatgaaaaaagctatacatgacctataaatttataaatatagctagaaataacatacaaattaatgaaaaaagctatacattacctataaatttataaatatagctataaataacatagctataaataacatgcaaattcatgaaaaacattatacatgacctataaatttataaatatagctataaataacatacaaattaacgaaaaaagctatacatgacctataaatttataaatatagctataaataacatacaaattcatgaaaaacgctaaacatgacctataaatttataaatatagctataaataacatacaaattaacgaaaaaagctatacatgacctataaatttataaatatagctataaataacatacaaattaacgaaaaaagctatacatgacctataaatttataaatatagctataaataacatacaaattaacgaaaaaagctatacatgacctataaatttataaatatagctataaataacatacaaattcataaaaaagctatacatgacctataaatttataaatatagctataaataacatacaaattaatgaaaaaagctatacatgacctataaatttataaatatagctataaagaccatacaaattaatgaaaaaagctatacatgacctataaatgtataaatatagctagaaataacatacaaattaatgaaaaaagctatacatgacctataagtttataaatatagctataaataacatacaaatttatgaagctatacatgacataaatttataaatatagctataaataacatacaaatttatgaagaaagctatacataacctataaatatatctgtaaataacatacaattttatgaagaaagctatacataacctataaatttataaatatagctataaataacctacaaattaatgaaaaaagctatacatgacctataaatttataaatatagctagaaataacatacaaattaatgaaaaaagctatacattacctataaatttataaatatagctataaacaacatacaaatttatgaagaaaggtgTACATGACATAAATTTATAAGTAAGTctataagtaacatacaaatttatgaagaaacctataaataacatacacatttatgaagaaagctataagtaacacaCAAATTCACAAATAAAGCTCTCTAGAAGTTCAAAGTCAGGAAACGGAACAGAAGAGGTGTGACCCTGAACCCAGGTCCCGGTTGTGTGCGGAGCGCTGCTGCCGGACTCGCAGGACGGAGCCAGCCGGCAGCTGCTCCACGTGTTCACACGCTCCTCACTCTGCtgtcttcctccagaagcagccccgcttacaGGCTCCACCTTCCGGCTCCTGGGGATCTAGGGAGCAAACAACACCGAGGAAGTATCAGGCCTTGGCTCTGGCTCACCTGGCAGCACGCacagcaactgtgctgccatcAGGGACAGTCAAGTCTGGCCAAAGGCGGCCTGCGACTCGAAAGTCTGAGggtgtttttctcctgtgtttcagcacacgtTATCAGCAGGCTGGTATGAAATTTATCTAGTCATCTGAGCCAGAAAGGTTGGACTCGTGCACTAACTTTGGCACCGTGGTGGGTTTTTCCCCGCTTACTTCAACAGTCACTTCACTAGTCAGTGTTCCCTTTGTGGCACTGTCACCCTCCAGCAAACATGTCTCCAGCCTGCATCTCAGTGCTGTGTACTGTGACATGCAGGGGTCTGGCACAACTCCCACAACTTCGGCTTTTATTGACTGAGAGAATTTAGTCCCTTGTCCACCTAGGAGTCCTCAGCACCAGCTTAGCTATAGAAGCGTGTCGCGAAGCACGCTAAGAGCTCGGACCAGTGTAATAGTTGAACTGAAGGCCCAGTGAGgtacttacactgcagacagtaactcaACTCCTgtgatctccccttcctggaagagtttcagagcagctgtcttggcCACCTCTAAAAAATGCAGGATCTCTTACCAGGGACTTACCCTGCCGTGAGCTCTGTCTCCTCTTCCTGCACCGCGGCTTTACAGACGACcctgcctcttctgcagcaggttTGTTCACTGCCTCAGGTCCTGAACTCAGCTCTCTCTCCTCCGTCACCGGTTCACATCTCACATTCGCATTCTCCTTtaaataaacacaccaaaaaatgaaataaacccaaagatcacTCAATAGCTTCTTGTTATCACTGCAGGcacaaaacaagaactgctCTTCTCCACTCCAAAAGGGCACCTGAGAAGTGCTGAGCACACAAGGAATGTTTTGAACCCAGAATTAAGGTTGCCAAACTGAAATTCAGGCTCTGAGAGCTAAAcctaggtcaagagaggttctcctccccctctactcagccttggtgaggccgcatctggaatattgcctccagttctgggcccctctgttcaagaaggacagggaattgcttgaaggagtccagcgcagagccacaaagacgactaagggagtggaacatctcccttatgaggagaggctgagggagctgggtctctttagcttagagaagaggagactgaggggtgacctcatcaatgtttacaaatatgtaaagggtgggtgtcaggatgatggagctaggcttttttcagtgatatccagtgataggacaaggggcaatgggtttaaactggagcataggaagttccacgttaacatcaggaagaacttctttactgtaagagtgacagagcactggaacaggttgcccaggggggttgtggagtctcctacactggagatattcaaggcccgcctggacaagttcctgtgtgatgtactgtaggttaccctgctcttgcgggggggttggactagatgatcttttgaggtcccttccaacccttgggattctgtgattctgtgattcctggggagttttacctccatttagcaCTTACTTGAGCAGCACTAAACAGTCCTTCCACACGAAACATTTTGGAGTGTCGAGCTGGGTTGTGATCCAGTTGTTCTCCCTGCTCTTCACGGGCCCCCTGCGTGTTCAAAGCGTCTTGCacgctttcagcagcagcagcgctttCTATGGCCACACGGATGTAGCTTTCAAACagttctccatcccagctttctgCAGGTTCCGGTGTCACTACATCAGCGCCTCGTGAATCACGCATCTccttgaaaaactgaaacacatcttCATAACTCAGTTCTGGCAACTTCTCCACGTCCTCTGATGCATGATGTGCCCCATCAGAGGGCAGGcactcagctgcagaaggtggctgcactTCAGGACTCTGcgagaaacaaaacacagggaaTGTCTAGGTgaaaaaatcacaaccattttcagtcagggctgacggattttactgcttctgaggaccgtgcaagtgcttactgatgATCAGTACACAAGCACGGCAGGATGATCAATGCTGTAGCtagctgcatccctcagcaggacctcAGGGAAGCgtctgccccagagcacacacaagGTAGAGCTGATTATTGGCCAGagctcagtgagatccacagGCAAAAAGCACGGTCTTCTCTACcacctgcacagcccctgccaccctgctccagGAGAAACGATCGAGGCTACACTAAGGCTCGGAAATCTCAAGCCCTTTTGATCCGGGtaagctcatattaaaacagaaaaacgggcaaaaaagggcaAAAGGTTGGTCTTTGCAAGACAAGGTTTGTTCACTGCCTCGGGTCCTGAAGTCAGCCCTCTCTCTTCCGTCACCGATTCACATCTCACGCTCGCATTCTCCTTtaaataaacacaccaaaaaatgaaataaacccaaagatcgCTCAATAGCTTCTTCTTTTCACTGCAGGCATAAAACAAGAACTGCCCTTCTCCACTCCAAAAGGGCACCTGAGAAGTGCTGAGCACACGAGGAATGTTTTGAACCCAGAATTAAGGTTGCCAAACTGAAATTCAGGCTCTTACAAAATGTCAGGctaagcaaaacaaggaatccAAAAATCAGAATCCGCAAACTCAGGGGACATGTCCTCACCGCCTTAACTTTGCCCTCAGTTATCAAACCACCGACAAGAAATAAGCCAAAAGAAATCCAGGAGCACTCCTTCTTCCCAACACGTGTATTAGTAACGGCAGATCCAGCTCAAACAACCTGACAGAGCTGTGCCATGCAAAACTGTGCACGCAGCCACACATTTCTGGGTGGGAATCGCTTGCTAATGAGGTATCAGTGATTCCAAAACTCACAGCCTCCACCTTGAGTCTCGCTGGTACTCGCTGTTATACATATGAAAGGCGAAGCCTGTGCGCATGAAGAGAAGTACAAGCACGTTCTTTGACAAAGTTGTGTCTTAACAGTCCAAAAGGCCTGttcaaatacagaaactgaACACTCCGGGGACAGCAAGTACCGCCCAACACGCCTCCTGCTCTCGCAGGAAACCCACTGCTCTGTGCTATTTGCTCTTGGAAACGTGCTCTCTCTGTGTATGGCATGAGGATTGCTAACAAGGGCTTTTGAAAACCCTTTGGCCAGCAATGCCCTTGTCTAACATCCGAAACACAACTCCTAGGCATAAAAAataagaggaggaaggaggactCTAGCTCACTACCTTCGCCAGCCAGAGCCCACATTTCACGAGTGAGGAGCTGAACCTGCCCATTCCTGGGgagttttacctccatttagcaCTTACTTGAGCAGCACTAAACAGTCCTTCCACACGAAACATTTTGGAGGGGCGAGCTGGGTTGTGATCCAGTTGTTCTCCCTGCTCTTCACGGGCCCCCTGCGTGGTCACAGCGTCTTGcatgctttcagcagcagcagcgctttCTATGGCCGCACGGACGCAGCTTTCAAACagttctccatcccagctttccgcAGGTTCCGGTGTCACTACATCAGCGCCTCGTGAATCACGCATCTccttgaaaaactgaaacacatcttCATAACTCAGTTCTGGCAACTTCTCCACGTCCTCTGATGCATGATGTGCCTCATCAGAGGGCAGGcactcagctgcagaaggtggctgcactTCAGGACTCTGcgagaaacaaaacacagggaaTGTCTAGGTgaaaaaatcacaaccattttcagtcagggctgacggattttactgcttctgaggaccgtgcaagtgcttactgatgATCAGTACACAAGCACGGCAGGATGATCAATGCTGTAGCtagctgcatccctcagcaggacctcAGGGAAGCgtctgccccagagcacacacaagGTAGAGCTGATTATTGGCCACagctcagtgagatccacagGCAAAAAGCACGGTCTGCTCTACcacctgcacagcccctgccaccctgctccagGAGAAACGATCGAGGCTACACTAAGGCTCAGAAATCTCAAGCCCTTTTGATCCGGGtaagctcatattaaaacagaaaaacgggcaaaaagggcaaaaggTTGGTTtttgcaagacaagaaactggacgatcaggcttgcacaggtcaaccctttttcagcacacaccagcagagcttgctttgcttaccccctctgaggaaaaaaagcatctccatgctgctggaatgcgaaaggaagccctggcatTTTTACTGAGGTTCTTTTGCTATTCGATAAGCCAGGCCACCCAATAAGATCCCGTCCCAGacttctctccttcctgccgcaAGCCCAGAAGCCTGCGGTCCGTGCATggggtctcctcccttccccctgctctctgtgcgctgcactcacctgcacaaagGCGCAGTCGGTGGACGCCGCAGCACTGGTGCTGACAGTCAGAGGACCTCCCTGGCCAGGGGGTGAACACTGCGGGATGCCTGCAAAATTCAGACACGGGGATCAGACTGCCAGAACTGGGGCCCAATGTGCACAGTTCTAttgcttacttgcattaaacactgcagtaaccacTCAGTAAGCTAA
It contains:
- the LOC136005953 gene encoding heat shock factor protein 5-like produces the protein MGPGLARRPVERERPVRPLAGSAMEGLRLPGAVNPRHFPAKLWQLVNSPRCGSVRWDARGEGLVVDRRLFERELLGAEPAGEGAALGPELFKSRSFANFLRQLNLYGFRRLGPGPGPGPGPGPLQDPAGDIGGSSAGPLLHFQSPHFRRGRPELLVRLKRLTSAKKAKLAAGPELPSRPPQRPQRPPSTLGEAARPGLVTVGQAPQPCHPGSFFPSSDRAASCQDPPAFQATTSQQPPVPSRPWQGSVGSLPGHGASPALPGQGGPFPVLHKCSTAVTYTLRTVCSLLPLQRGAPAGASVPDPASCASPGQCLQAPDPTRMAKCCSPPGQGGPLTVSTSAAASTDCAFVQSPEVQPPSAAECLPSDEAHHASEDVEKLPELSYEDVFQFFKEMRDSRGADVVTPEPAESWDGELFESCVRAAIESAAAAESMQDAVTTQGAREEQGEQLDHNPARPSKMFRVEGLFSAAQSPEVQPPSAAECLPSDGAHHASEDVEKLPELSYEDVFQFFKEMRDSRGADVVTPEPAESWDGELFESYIRVAIESAAAAESVQDALNTQGAREEQGEQLDHNPARHSKMFRVEGLFSAAQENANVRCEPVTEERELSSGPEAVNKPAAEEAGSSVKPRCRKRRQSSRQDPQEPEGGACKRGCFWRKTAE